One genomic region from Vibrio cyclitrophicus encodes:
- a CDS encoding LysE family translocator, whose protein sequence is MSFDTWIYYLLAVLILTASPGPSSLLCMTKGVQSGFKLSIFTALGSLTAITGILTLSFTGLGVIIASSELVFNIIKWTGAAYLIYLGWKSLRSSQQDYDKLSNQKADSQSVKESAAKHYVSGFIVGASNPKAILFFTALFPQFIDPSIALLPQFAVFALTFAVMELSWLLVYAYLGAKSSNWLFAKGRAKVFNRVTGGVFIGAGALLSTTSRA, encoded by the coding sequence ATGAGTTTTGATACATGGATTTATTATTTACTAGCAGTGCTGATACTGACAGCTTCACCTGGGCCAAGTTCTTTATTGTGCATGACCAAGGGTGTGCAGTCTGGTTTTAAGTTATCAATATTTACTGCCTTGGGTAGCTTGACCGCGATTACCGGAATTCTTACGTTATCGTTTACCGGTTTGGGTGTGATTATCGCTTCGTCGGAACTGGTTTTTAACATTATCAAATGGACTGGTGCTGCCTATCTTATCTACCTTGGTTGGAAATCATTACGTTCTAGCCAGCAAGATTATGACAAATTATCGAATCAAAAAGCAGATTCTCAATCTGTTAAAGAGAGCGCTGCAAAGCATTATGTCAGTGGTTTTATTGTTGGTGCGAGTAACCCTAAAGCGATTTTGTTTTTTACCGCACTTTTCCCACAGTTTATTGATCCTTCAATAGCACTTCTTCCTCAGTTTGCTGTGTTCGCTTTGACCTTCGCTGTGATGGAGTTATCTTGGTTATTGGTTTACGCCTATCTAGGAGCTAAATCATCTAATTGGTTGTTCGCTAAAGGTAGAGCCAAGGTTTTTAATCGTGTGACTGGTGGTGTCTTTATTGGTGCTGGTGCACTGCTTTCGACGACAAGCCGAGCATAA